GAAATCTCTCCACTCCGGCGCCACCTTCACATTCACCCAAATATTTCCCAGTTTTTCATAAGTCCACGCAAACGCTTTTTTATTTTTCCTGTAACGAAGAAGAACCCAATTCGTATCATGGAAAGGAGTGTCAATATAAACATCTGGAAATGTCATTCCATAATCTAAAATCTCTTTTCTAGTTTTCATATAAAATTACCTCAGCAGTAGTTGTCTTTCACGAGTGTTACTATTTTTTATATCATACTAGAAAGTATTTTATTGTGCAACAAATATCTATTACTCCAACTCAAAGGCGCCTGTATATAAGCTATAATAAACCCCCTGCTTTTTAATCAGCTGATCGTGGGTGCCTTTTTCAATAATATTTCCTGAATCCAGCACCATAATAGCGTCTGAGTTTCTCACTGTAGATAATCTGTGAGCAATGACAAAGGTAGTTCTGCCCTTCATCAGATTATCCATTCCCTGCTGAACAAGGCCCTCTGTTCTGGTATCAATGGAGGAGGTGGCCTCGTCTAAAATCATAACAGGCGGATCTGCAACAGCTGCCCTGGCAATAGAAATTAACTGCCGCTGACCCTGGGAAAGACTGGCGCCGTTTTGAGTCAGCATAGTGTTATATCCTTCCGGCAAATAGCGGATAAACTGGTCTGCATTTGACAGCTTGGCAGCCGCTATACATTCCTCGTCTGTGGCCTCTAAATTTCCATATCGAATATTTTCCATAATTGTTCCTGTAAATAAGTT
The window above is part of the Lachnoclostridium edouardi genome. Proteins encoded here:
- a CDS encoding MmcQ/YjbR family DNA-binding protein, whose protein sequence is MKTRKEILDYGMTFPDVYIDTPFHDTNWVLLRYRKNKKAFAWTYEKLGNIWVNVKVAPEWRDFWRRAYDSVVPGYHQNKEHWNSIILDGTVPDKEIKRMIAESYDLISKADRKGV